In the genome of Parasteatoda tepidariorum isolate YZ-2023 chromosome 10, CAS_Ptep_4.0, whole genome shotgun sequence, the window CAACGTCTTTTAAAACTGGTTGAGGATGATCTTTTTTCTGTACTTGTACTtggtaattttcagaaattatttcaattttgtttggATGTGAAAACCTTTGTGAATCAGGTTTCTTTAACAGAGTTAAACATGAGCACCCTTCTTGGCTATGCTGCATAcattttggaattttcttttcaatgaaaGTTGAAGTTATTTTCACGATGTTAAGATCATCCTTTAACTGTAGCGTTTCTGAATGACCTACACTATCTTTGTTGGTCCTAATGCGATTTGTTTCTGTAGCAAATGTTTCCTCGTTATGAATTTTGCCTTGCTGAGAAATGGTTTCATGTATCATGTTATTTCGGGTTACTTGCATTTCAACTTTAGGTGTAATTTTTTTCGGCTTTTTCAGTATCATGATTAGAGGAAGTGAGTTGAGTAAGATAGCCGAAGAAAGCAATAAAGCTCCTGAAACACCATACACgtctaaaaaatacattataacaCCGGGAAAGGCGATACCACATATGCCTGGTCCAAGGTTAACTATTGCATATGATATAGTAGTTGCATTGTGATCAAAATGACTTCTTATGATAGATGGCAGTAGCGCTGTACATGTCATTCCAAAACctatgatagaaaaaaaattaacacactGTGTTGTCTATTTCCCTATTTTAGTTTATAcgcaaaagaaaattgtaaaatcgGAAAAAAGATGTCAAAATTAATTCCCGCGATTGTTTTCCAAACAGTAACATTTgcttatttgataaaaaaaaatgattgttgCTTATGATGGTTCGATAAAATATCAGTAAATAATTGCGATTTGTAGTATATTTAacacaatattaaatatcactttttaacgaaatattaaattgattcaaattaaGCAATATCGCCAATTACATTTGTTAGCAAGTATAACAATAGTAAACCGGTTACCTATACATTTAGAAcctatacatttataaacatcGTTCTGTTCGTTTTGTTATcacgaaaaaaaatgcttgaacaatagtaaaaaaatcaagagaagATCAGTAAAATGATGCCAATTGGCAGTATCTTCTTGTATATATGATTAGGGGGTGAAATATCtaacaatcatatttttaaaattgaaattaaatttctagtcAAAAATAGAAAGCTTGGATTTACAACAAATTATGAAGAGATTAATAGTAGAGTTTATTTTAAGAGAAgtacattgaaattaaatatgttgGGAATATCATTGTAACAAGACAATGCCTActtccagtttttaaatttgtggtGAATTCCAATTTGGTTAGTTCTTTCGTTTATTCGTTTTTATATACATgtctaaaaatgttattataaaatactgcCTACTGTAGatgctttttttccaaaaataattatgctattTCGGAACACTCctcaattaaattaatggaTCATTTTTGAGATTCGTGATTATTCGCTGATGAAGTACGTTTCTATTAGCATCATCTATATACGGTCATATCTATCATGGTTATATCTGCTTTTGCTATTTTGAATATCAGCCATATagctaaataaaaacacaaacatGTTGTTGTTGTGGCTTATCCTACAAATGCCTGACGATGTCAGACAAGATCCATCAGACCGTTGACCCTAAGAAAATCGTGGACCAGAAGTGGGATTGAGCATATGCAGGAttgccacaggcgactaaaatgcaactattttcagcatgaggcgactatggcaacttttttttgcctgaaaagactaaaaaagcaactattttcaggaaaaggagactattaggagacttttctgtactcctagcaatgtttttttagcataattgGGTTGAAAACCTGCCGCGAAATCTTCTGAAGACgctgaatttcttttcttaggaaatgtaaaataaaaataataaaatttaaagaaattaaataagtaattaaaaattaaaaagttttagattgcaaatttgagtcatcactttttaatgcgTTCAATTTGCATAGATTCTAAGTCTATTTCATTTCTCGATCGCCTTTTGAACGATTATTGCTAAGAAAttctgcatgattttaaaaatcccaatttttaatacgatgcatgaattttgaatttgagtattcacttttcacaatatatatatatttgctcaattaattattgataaaagggaaaaatttttagaattttttttctaatgaaaaagtatttttttgaatgaattctagtaattaaaagtatttaattttctgcaaatatacaaatttttttttatgttgaactTTAGTGCTAAAACTCtaacgtttatataaaaattatcatatttccNtatatatatatatagatattttttttatataaaaatttagtgctagaacactaacgtttacataaaaattatcgtatttgccaccaacttgactaaatgtatgatggtatatgacaattaagtcatttaataaaattttagagttatttttgctgaatttttgttcttatttaggcaactattttcatgctttaggctactaaaatcaactattttgttcatttttttctgtgtcaACCCTGTATATGTCGTCTCTAGAAAGTCCCTAACAGTACAGgataaacaaacataaaatttacaatatattgaaaataatttattcttaacaaaatttacCATAGAATAATCCTATAGTGACGGATAAAGCAATGACATCTTGGGCAAAGAAGCTCGCTGTTAATCCTATTACACAAAGACAGCAACCAACCAAAGTCATGCAACGAAGACCAAACCTTTCCCCCAGAATTCCATAGATCGGACctgatgaaaaaaacttttattggtTTTCATGctgttattcaataaaattgataagcagtgcgcaaaataaaaaatcttaaaggtTTCAAAGGaagacctcaaatatgctaattaatgcaGAAGATGTTCTCATTGGAtactaaatatgcttttaaacatgaaattctatAGAACAAGGATAAGGTCAGTAgccttttaacaaaaatgtcagagaaaaattaattttttaaaatatatagattattgGAAAAGTCTGAAATTCAGCATTCTATAGAATATCTAGGCATATTTTAGAATACTTGAAATTTGTGAGCAGAGTATGAAGTGAATAAACATTCAACACATCGCTTACTCATTCACATGATCAGACCGAAGTATGAAATGCATCAAACATTTGTTAAGATGCATGAATATTGCTTAAGAAAAATGtgagaataaactttttttataacatataggTTAGTAAAAAAGTCTGAAatccggcattctatagaatatctaggtattctatagaatatcttatattgaatgtttaaaattggtGAGTAAAGCATGTAgcgatttaatatttaacacacTCCATACTCATTTTCATGAAGAACAAActtgcaaagtatgaaatgcatcaggcattctttaaaatacatgcttttttttaaccaaacaaTATAAAACCGAAACCGcgaataaaactgattttcttATAACATATAGGTTGATGAAAAAGTCTGGAATCTGGCATTATATAGAATATCTAGGTATTTTATCGAATACTTCAAAGTGGATAGCAAAGTATGAAGCGATTTAGCATTTAATTCATTGCTTACTCATTCGCAAGAGAAATAATCAAACAAAGTATGAAACACATCAGGCATTCTACCTAGACCTACAAAATTTCTAGATCATCTGTAGAATACCGGCTTACCATACATTTCTTCTTGTTACATATCAACTGCCAGCGTTTGTTCGTTTAGTTTAGAGGAATGATTTTTTAGCGggtaatgatataaaaattactgagatttttaagtttttttcacaCCTAATACCATTTCAAGTAATTACTAGACTTTTTATATATGTGTTTATATAATTCGTCAGAAGTGTggttaatattactttaaataatattaattaaattaagtataaaatatcaaagtataattttacatttcaaggACTTTGGAATTGAGGAGTCAGAGAAAATTTGCAGCCTGAgaatttaaagagatttttaatttatgaaaatcctTTCCTCTTCTTTCACTACAGCACGTTACTAGCCAAGGCAATCCTGAGTTGTCTTTGCTGTCTGGTCCTATCCACAAAATCGTTtagataaatattcattaagtaaacaaaattattattccaagGAATATTAAGGCCCTTGTCACAAGCTTAATACCACTTTTTGAGCCTATGTTTAACAGAATGATTGAAAAACATCACTGTGAAATGCCTGGGTATTCTATACTTAGGCATTTCATAGAATACCTTGCGTTCACACATATTGTCAGCATTTCATActcttcttatatttttaacgttttgtCAGCAAAATctgaatgaattaataatatttataaaaagttagaagcaactaaaaatattcaatagtaATAAGGGTAAACGCTTACCCGATGAACATCTTACAAATCCTAACACAACGAATGGTATAGATGCACTTTTTCTATCGATGTCGAAATTGTCTACGAATTCTGCATAAAATATTGCAGCTAACCTGTACACAGGTGCaaataaacagtaaataacAGCACAAGCAACAGCAACAATCCAGCTTCTCCAGCTATTAAGACCGGTCCTTTTCATTACAATATTAGGTctggaaaaattgaaaacttaattaaaaaatcagatgATAAGCATTAAGACtaggaaattatatttaaatatttgtaaaaaattcataattaatcaGAGAACAGACATTCCTTAcagacttatattttaaatttgaatatctttgaaacatacattaaatttaaagtttgtattatttacttaaGGAAACATTCATGTACCCCTCTaactcagaatttttatttaatatattttaatacatttttcattctttgtctttaggtcaaaataattgaagtattttatattaagcattttgataatttatggttataaaatacagctTGAAACATCGGTGTCTTCTTCtgcgttaaaagtaaaatcttccaaacacggctggctcacttcaaaacaaatttttttttcaaatctgcacttatatatatatatataNtatatatatatatatataaaatatatagaataaacACTGGTGTAATGTCTGCTTCAAAGAGAAaccttttgaaattaattatttaaatttattgggCGTAAAACACTAGTGATAAATAATTCATCAATCAAATTTATCTATTCttttatgactaaaaaaatatttcagctcttttatttttttgtgctaaatgtatttaagtattgcattttgaaaatattcggCATTATTAGAAGATAATTAGTATAAACTATTTAACGAAGTTCTTCAACGAAGGAATGGTAGATACTAGTTTTTCATTACGACAAAATCttctcaattaaatttcataatcacACTTTATAATAAATCACATATAgctgtttttgaatattataatcttttcccaagaattaaatatatagaagtatattactgaaatataatacataacTGATCTATCTGgtgatactttattttataactgttgttgaaAAGCCGATCTAATTTTGCGTTTgcgattaccaatgttcaactcaatAATGCTCAACTCTAATTTATCTTGttgttttgaacccaattcaaaaGGCAAGGATGAGAATTGGGAAAGAATTGGGcgaaacttgccttcgtggaggactttttgttggaactaatCTACATTTATGTTACACGGAggagaccacgagaacctctgacggcaagggaacactaacccataatccgtctaccactgaggatatttcacttcagcactgtggtcgatgcaagccagatgcggaatttgtatcgactagcaatcgctggaattcgaactcggttcatctcattggaaggcgaaggctctgtcccctgagccatcgcggctgtAATGAGCTTCATGTAAAACAGCGCTCAATCAACATATGtggttaaaataatgaatacaaaattgaaaaggatTATTATGagtataaattaacttttaactatACTATTCAACGATCTCTTTggagaaaaacattaaataacttCTTGTTGTAACCAAAATTTAAGTAAGAATTTATCAAACAGGTTTGTGGATGAAATTGCATTTTCAACGGGGTAAAGTGTTCAGATTCAAAATTTGCCCCTATATATAATACcatacaataatggaagagagGCTTTCagatgttgaaatttttttaaatttctcattgaaatacttaggattattttgtaatattataagTGTTTAGTTCCTGCAATTTATCATACTTATCAATAATGGTTAATGGTTATCAATAATGGTTTGAGGAATTggaaataaattacgaaagaaaacacGCACCCTATTTTTAAACACCCTACgtcaaaaaattaagcaatactCTCGTGACTTGTATcgattattttggttattatttgcaattattgcattaaatttcgTATTCTTAGACAAATTATTTATGGagataaagacattttttataaaaaaagtattttttgtcttacatatttttgctataactttaaaaacattcaataaaattaaacaaaacttttggagtattttaaagttgattacaaaagtattgttttaaaatgtgaagaaatttcattaaacacgctcggaaaaatttaaagttttttctttttaattttgtagttgTTCGCAACTAATAGAAAACatctgatttgaatatcttaaaaattcagaaggtttcaagaaattttctaagaagtttttgtactttttaaaaagaagtttaaattgatcggagattttctaaaaaatgtattatgtaGTATGGTAAATTACACAACTCCTTAATAACCTATACGGAACCGCATGTGCCTTGCAAATGAATTACTTTAAGTACTCATATCTTGCACAGTTCTTAatgaattttcttcaaattttgaaacaataattttgtaattaatttaaaattactcaaaaaattttacatttataccaaaaaaacgtaagataaaaaattagtttttattaaatgtccatatttccataaatatttaagtaggttcacaaaattttatgcaattattgcaAATGACAATCAAAGTAATTGACGCCAGTTACAGACTGCTTAAGTTActtattgcttaattttctgCCTTATAGAGTTCGaatattttttcgtaatttattgtcggtcccgCTAACCTCCGAAGGCTTCAAACCTTattgctaagtatgaaaaattacatgaactAAACATCTCTGAAGTTACAAAATAgatctcttaatattttttgaaaaattttaaaaaaattatcaaaaactgaaaatgtctcttccattattgaAGGGTAGTGTATTTGGGAACTAAATTTGAGAACCAAATTTGTGtcaaaacaatgcaaaaaactGAGATAATTtaataccgtaaaccggggcgagtctacccattttttcagtttgtcaactttcaagtggtcaaacttttgtaaatattaaagaaaaaaggcttttaataggtgtttcggaatcgctatttatccctctttaaagctgtgaaatcgattttagaaaatattaacagttacgctgttactgtatatttttatagaactgctgacaaatctctcgtatggggcgagtctacccattctactaaaatgaatgttaacattgtaaataatcaaattttactattaaattgttattttagttactatataggatatttatgaagcaaaattcataactttattatatattccatttttttattcataaaatagcacaaattgagtatttgatcaattatcacattttgatcacagttttgtctttataatcattaacattataaaagaacatttttttctgattattgttgataaaaataaattaaaatgaatataaatttgcaattaaataattaataaataataataattaaagattattaacaaaatcgaaattcaaacattgggaatcatgaaaaatttcgtatgaatataattttgaaccatatgtaatataaataataatttatttaacttgcattaaataaaaaaagttaattttgtaatataaaaatttaaaaaataagtaaaataaacatattttatatttacatttatatttaacctataaattttcttattaatgataaatttatcaatgcagaattaaaataatatactcaaattcatttaaaatgacttaattttaatataaacaaagttctaaattatattattatgctttattaaaactaaatacgaatgggtagactcgccccgcgaattctggctttttgtttacaacagcaaaacttacattctttttgttttttttcatataaaattaatgtaatcttagtcttagataagtttatcacttaaccaaagtgaaaatagtaataataataatatacttacggagcaccaactaaaagtttgctgattttcaatacaaatctctcaaaagacgtttgaacaggtcggttaaaaagacaccaaataaataaaaacggatcaaactactacagcgccatcttccttagagtctgaactaagtcctccgtcggtaaaaatttttttatttgcaatttaaaatagtgaaaattaaataaaactaaaatgggtagactcgccccggtttacggtacaTCTTAATTTGAtgcaacaaattatttataatgaagaaataaaaattattgcataacaATAGAGGAGGTTGCTTATGGAAATGTAAAGGAGGCAAAGCCTtctacttaataataattatatgaaatgaaatacattCTTACCTTCATTTGAGTATGATGAGAAAAAACCTTTTCCCCATAcaacttaaaatcttttttcccaTCAAACACACAAATCTGATTATCGACTGTATTTTCTTTTCGTCAATTGACACACCAACAAGATTACAGTTGGTTAGAGATTAATATCTACTGACATTGAAAGATTACCTCCCTGAAATAAAGTAAAGCCAGTTTTTTTCGATGTTTGATAGGTTTAAGAATcctgtgtttaaaaataactatagcAACTATAAATTTAGCTTATCAGGCCCCAAGTCCTTGATTTTCAGGAAcgtgtttttcttttctaagaaataaaaactgaaaacccAGTTATATActaatcagaaattattttatttaaaaaaaataaggaatttcgTTTTCACCcgctatatataaaaaacagcCCTCTCTCCATTCATTACTAATTCTCTCATTTCTCAAGAAGTTAGACAGCTAAAATGAGGACCACGTGCTCTTTatgaggtaaataaaaaaaaaagaaactgaaaaaaattaatttagatattttgtagTTGTCGGGGTATTTAGgggttattaaaataatcgaCTGTTATGttgaaaaactaagaaaaaaattatttcgatattttgtaattatcagGGTAGTTGATATCAATAAGgaagattgaaaaatttcaatttccatatttttttgttatcgaGGTATTTAGGGGGTAACTAGCCTTAGCGACTGTTATGAAGaagaactaaaaaaagttttttttcgatattttgtttttatcaggttagttgagataaataaaaaaaaaaactgaaaatttttaatttcgatattttgttgTTACCAGGATATTTAGGGTGTAATTATCCTAAGCgactattttaagaaaaaacaacaacaaacttTTTCTCGATATTTTGTGATTATAAGGATAGTTGAGATAAGTAAAAAACTGAGAAAtgtttatttcgatattttgtagTTATCTGGGTATTTAGGGGGTAATTAGCCTAGTAGAATGTTATGaggaaaaactaaaatgaagtTTTGTTTCGATATTTTGTAGTTATCGGGGTATTTAGGGGGTAATTATTCTTATCTACTGTTCGaggaaaaactaaaacaatgtttcattTCGACGGTTAACACGATAGCTGAAatactgagatattttaaaacatttaaaaattttggcaaCTTATTCGGCAACTCGTTCTCTTTGTAGTGACTTGACGCATCGAAACGCCATTTCAGAAGATTCAAAATATGCAGATTCcttctataaaattttcatcctcatttttacattatttaaatatacatgtatAAAGTGATAAGtatattattccaaatataCCCatacttatgaaaataattgaaattgaagCATTCATCAATGAAtcacctaaaaaataaaattaaagaaaaagcggatgcacagtgtgcaaaaaaaggacgaaaaaacggaccacccggaataacttttgatctatctTCACGATttaggacttaatcttaatggttcgaagggaagacctgaaatatgctaattaattagtgataatgaaattttaagttacgaaatcaaacacaaaaacgtactttctccgaataaacaaacatttttttgacgaattcaaatttttgtttgactAAATATAGGGGCcggccgcaatctgggaaataccTTTAGTTTAGTCCATAGTTTGGTCGGGAAAGCGATCAAAAGTATAGACCactcaatgataattttattttttgcgtatttcaccatatgtTGAGagctttttaagtgaattgaaaattttttacacacaattataaaattcctttatccaAATCACGTTCAACAAGTCATAAAATCAGTAAacgtatttcttttaaactgctgtttgtagaaaatgcaacaccatgaaggaatcatcagaatcaaatgaaatattattttaataatggatataggatattatgcaaattaataaagtttcagagccatcgcgcgtgcgtggcgcgcgcagcgccctctgaattgatgctgaaagcgtataaataaagtgctgtagcgggacgttgaaaatagtctatgattatttgttagtggcaaacgtttagtgagacctgagtatgcctccacgacggaagaataagaaattcaagcaacttacggagtttgaacgagggaggataatcggccttcgagaaggaggattttcctatcgcgcaatagcagctcgtatgcagcggaacagttccacagtgatgcgagtttggaagcagtggaccgACGAGCACCGAACAACTCGAAAAACAGGCACTGGACGACAGAAGGTGACGTCAGAGCGCGATGATCGACACCTGCTCCGCATGGCGGTGAATGATCGCACAGCTTCCTCCAGGCAGCTGGCAGCACATTGGTCTACTGCTACAGGTGTACAATTGTCGGCTTCGTCAATTCGTCGTCGTCTGCTGCGCCGTGGATTGCGTGCAAGGGTGCCATTATACAGGATTCCCCTCACGGCGGATCATCGACGGCTGCGTCGGCAGTGGGCTCTTGAGCACAGAGACTGGCGAGCTGATTGGCACCAAGTTGTCTTTTCAGATGAATCACGCTTCAATTTGTGGACCCATGATGGCCGTGTTCGTGTTAGACGTTATGCCGGTCAACGCTGCCTTCCTGAGTGTATTATTGAACGACATAGTGGtcgaacacccggagttatggtctggggtgcgatTTCGTATCATGGACGATCCAATTTGATACGAATTGAGGGTAATCTCAATAGCAACAGATACGTCCGTGAAGTGCTACAGCCCGAAGTCGTTCCTTTCCTTCAAGGCATCCCTGGAGCTATCTTTCAGCAGGATAATGCACGCCCACATGTTGCGCGGActgttagagacttctgttcagcacaacgcatgcaacttcttccttggcctgcttattcgccggatatgtcgcctattgagcacgtgtgggatatggttggtcggcgtctcactcgtgatccgcgtcctgcagtttccaaagacgaactttggttgcgcatacaagcgatatggaattctcttcctcaagcagatattcaacatctgtttgactccatgccacgtcgtatagcagcacttattgcagcgcgtggtggctgcaccaaatactgatttcggacgcttaatttgtttcttttgttttgaaaatttcatcatttatttgtatcagtacaagtcgtttctgcattaaatttcatttgattctgatgattctttcatggtgttgcattttctacaaacagcagtttatttaatgaaaatatttatataccaATTATGTAGGATTTGTTTATCTCAGAAGAATGTTTATTCCAttgtatttttgcaaaataacagCTGCGACTAATCGTAAAACGatgcttttttattcaaaaaataccGTTTGCGTTATTTAATCAACATAAATATGGTattcaaaaagataaattatattttttaaattgcaagtcTACTTCGCAGTACTACTTTGTATACACAATGATA includes:
- the LOC107450707 gene encoding monocarboxylate transporter 5-like; translated protein: MKRTGLNSWRSWIVAVACAVIYCLFAPVYRLAAIFYAEFVDNFDIDRKSASIPFVVLGFVRCSSGPIYGILGERFGLRCMTLVGCCLCVIGLTASFFAQDVIALSVTIGLFYGFGMTCTALLPSIIRSHFDHNATTISYAIVNLGPGICGIAFPGVIMYFLDVYGVSGALLLSSAILLNSLPLIMILKKPKKITPKVEMQVTRNNMIHETISQQGKIHNEETFATETNRIRTNKDSVGHSETLQLKDDLNIVKITSTFIEKKIPKCMQHSQEGCSCLTLLKKPDSQRFSHPNKIEIISENYQVQVQKKDHPQPVLKDVDIAPSNNNVQEIIQKEFTNAKHSNAITSDKYKGKNKNLFHSLNVLRDPTFIVLTFIQGIAVYTYHVWLTTLIDYSRDKEIDRSFEIYLLTLNPITDIIGRVALAWVTDKGYLSIAKMGALLFMSLSISSIWIAVAKDFAMLASGNMLMTFTSGAYLSICPGMSYAYIEKDKQILSIASYGSLYAPLSFTVSPLIGKNYSIYLIKL